GATGTGCATGCTCAAAGTTGGCATACTTACTTTCCAGTTGATGTCAAGTTTATGTCAAGTTTAAGTGtctgtttatgtattatacccaaaaaaaataaaaaaatcattctaataaggaaaagaaagtaCCAGAAAGTGATGCAGGAGGTGGAATAGGTGACTGCAGCCTGATTACGATCTGCCACCAGCCGGTAGAGTGTTAAGTGTACTGATATATTCTTGTGaagtggagaaaaaaaaaactgtacCTTTGTCTTCTCATTTCTTCCTATAAAGTCGCACAATTTTTTCCCTCTGGTGAGCTCTTTTCCTGCCCATAAAAGTTGCACTGTGTTTCCTTCAAGGATTTGCAAGTCTGTAGAATCATATATTCATCCATGATTGCTGATTGTTTTGAGTTTCACTTTAAAAAACTTGCAGGCCAAATATCAAGTGGAAACCATAATAAAGAATTGCAATATTCacttgttcacttttaaatGGCTTCACTTTCATTTGCCCAGAGATCAAACAATCAAGTGGTTCAGAATCtttaatgtttttaaatttttggatgaAAAGGGTAAGTATCTAAAAGTTTGTCATCAAACTGATTTTGTCATAGGAAAATAAACAAGCAACTGCATCTCTTTCAGAACTTGTTGTTAAAAGCATATTTGCAGCCTCAAATGattatgtctccttaccaacaaTAACATGTAATTATGGAACTTGAAATAAGGTCGCTGTTACTATATACTCATAAAATATCAAACATGAATGTTTGTCCTGAACTTCTATATATTGAACGAAAGCATATAAGAGACAGGAAGCTGACATAAGTGATTATGAACATACCTGACAAGAACTGCTGTAAATCCGAATTTGACAATCCCATTACTGAATACGTTACCAAAAATTCCTTCTCAATGCTTCTTGTGTGATCTCGTAGCACATAAAGTGATAGAGGCTTGTTATGTTTAACCTGATCCTGTAATCCATTTCAACGGACAGAGATCAAAGGAACCTATCATACATCATTTGAACCACCAAATGCAAGGATGCAAAAACATCTTTTGCAAGACTAaattaaaatcttcaaaacctTTACATGTTTCTTATCCTTAAGACAGTGTCGAGCACAAAACTAGTTAAATATTTGTTGCATTGTCAAAGATGATCAGCCATCTAGACTTTCTGCTTCATTTGTTCGTTTGCTTCATTTATTAGTTGTTTCCTTACATCAATCTCTGCTTTGTATGTAAAGAAATAAACCtaagttgcgcggactcttcactttaaATGCCACGTCCGTGTCGGaatctccaaaaatacactatctTTGGAAAATCCAACACGCAcccgttgacatttttgaagagtccgagcaacaaaGAAATAAACTACAAGATATGCTAAGAGGAGGAATAAACTCATCTCATTGCACAAACTCCCTTTGTTTCATATTATGATAGTGTGTGACTAGATGCATAGTCATCGATGTTAATTCTTTGCTGGGATTTAAACCTTTGTTTCGAAATACTATGACACATGCAAAGAAATCACCCAGTGTTTTTTGTCTCTGCTGGAATTTGAACTTGACACCTCATGATTCTCAACCCACTACATTGACCACTAGGCTACAACCTTGGGTGCTTGGAAATGGTGAacgatttatgaaaatataattaatggaATCCAAGCCTTGGCGGAAAGAATCACTCAGCATATGCATGTTGGCCAGTACTCAGTTTTTTATTCAGTGAGTGTAAGCTGGCCGAACACAGCACATTATAAACGACAATTATGTGGTGTCTTACATTTTTAAACACACATATGAATAGTGCAGAGGGGTAACAAATATGTCATCCACAATAACATCGTCAGTATTTGCTCACCTAAATCTATAATTTGCTCAAACTAAAAAAACATCATGATATTACTATCCTGATTACATAAATATCATTTCAGCAAATGACAAAGCATGCAGAAACAGACCTTTGAAGCATATGACGTAGCTTCAGAGAGAGCTCTCACGAGAGGCATAGCTGCATTGGCAATTTTAACAGTTAAGCAAAAGTAATACTAATAAGTTCAACTGATAATCATGAGTATATATGACACTAATAGCATTTATGATTGTAAAAACCTTCAGGATCGACTTGAAGCTTAAAGAGATAAGGCTTGAATTTCAACCTTCAATTTCCTGATCGAAAGCTATAAATACTTCAACTAATCAATGATTATTTCGACAACACTAGCATTTTGATTGTAAATACCTCTAGGATCGACTTGAAGcttagagagaagattcaaaTTTCAGCTGTTGATTTCCCGATCAAAAGCTATAAACAACTTCAACTAATCaatgattattttgatattacTAGCATTTTGATTGTAAAAACCTCTAGGATAGCCTTGAAGCTTAGAGAGATAAAGCTCGAATTTCAACCTTCGATTTTTCAATCGCAGGCTATAACTACTTCAACTAATcaatcattatttcaaaattactaGCATTTGATTGGAAATACATCTAGGATCCCCTTGAAGCTTAGAGAGGTAGAGCTCAAATTTCAACCCTTAAATTCCCAATCGAAAACTTCAACTATTCCAATTAATCAATGGTTATTTCGACATTACTAGCATTTTGATTGTAAAAACCTCTAAGATTGCCTTGAAGCTTAGAGATAAAGCTCGAATTTCAATCGTTAATTTTCCGAAGCAAAAGCTATAAACAACTTCGACTAATAAATCATTGTTTCGACATCACTAGAAATTTTGATTGTACCTTTAGGATCGCCTTGAAGCTTAGAGAGGTAGAGCTCAAATTTCAACCCTCAAATTCCCAATCGAAAGCTATAACTACTCCAACTAATCATGGCTATTTCGACATTACTAGCATTTTGATGGTAAAAAACTCTAAGATTGCCTCGAAGCTTAGACATAAAGCTCGAATTTCAACAGTTAATTTTCCGAAGCAAAAGCTATAAACAACTTTGACTAATAAATCATTATTCGACATTACTAGAAATTTTGATTGTAAATACCTTTAGGATCGCGTTGAAGCTTAGAGAGATGAGGCTCGAATTCGACGGCGAAGCATTGAATCTTCGATTGAAAATTCGCAATTTCGATAATGTCTTTGGCGATTTCATCAATTTTTGAAGTCGTTTCAGTGTCGTAGAGAAACTCTCCGGCGCCGTCGCCGTGCTTCACGTGTACGCGTACCATCCTCGAAGCCTTAGCAAGTGAACTCTTATGCtcaatttttccttttgaaCTTGCTTtacatttggaaaaaaattgggAACTTCATCTATTTCTGTATTTATACTACCcaactttttcaaaattcaaaatgtttGACATTTCTTTtgtatcaaaattttcaataattttaattgataacaatataactaggattgttcatggttatggttataAAATCAAGTCAAACCACTATTCGAATCAAACTGATTAAAAAAAGAGCAACTTTTacatatagcaaatataaaaatcatatttgtatgttatagttatagtttgcataattgcgctccatagcaaacataaatatgtataattcactat
The DNA window shown above is from Solanum stenotomum isolate F172 chromosome 6, ASM1918654v1, whole genome shotgun sequence and carries:
- the LOC125867690 gene encoding uncharacterized protein LOC125867690 — encoded protein: MVRVHVKHGDGAGEFLYDTETTSKIDEIAKDIIEIANFQSKIQCFAVEFEPHLSKLQRDPKAMPLVRALSEATSYASKDQVKHNKPLSLYVLRDHTRSIEKEFLVTYSVMGLSNSDLQQFLSDLQILEGNTVQLLWAGKELTRGKKLCDFIGRNEKTKIVIRLQSPIPPPASLSGGEKS